The stretch of DNA TGTAGATGATGATCTTCTGGTCCCCTTCATTCACCCGGTAGGGCCTCACCCACGCCTCCTTCAGCGCTTCGTCCGGGGCCTCCTCCCAGCCCAGGGCCTTGGCCTTACGCGCCAGATTTCCCAAGATCATGCCTCCCCACTCCCTTTCCCTGGGGTCGTAATAGTAGGTCTTCTTGCGCCCATCGCCGTGCGTGAGGGTGCTGTAGATGGTGATGGGGGAGAGGGTCTTGACCCTGACGGGCCGCCGAAAGTCCGGTCTGGGCGGGGTCAGGATTTCTACGCCGCTGACCGCGCAGGCGTTGTTGCCTAAACGTAGTTGAGAAGATTTTAGCAGATGTTCGGCCAGCGAACTGAGGATGTCGGTGTTGTACGAGGCCAGCTTGAACGAGGCGGGACCGGCAAACGTGAGGCGGCTGTTCTTTCGGTCAAAGGCGGTTTGCCCCTCGAGCCTCGAGAAGGTGAACATCTTGTAGGTTCTGGCGGCAGTCCTATAGGCCTCGCCGTGGAGCCATCTGGCGAGGTTGGGCTCGAGAAGGCTGTAGATGAGCCCCTGCACGAGCGCGTTGTAGTGGACGGGCAGGTCGAGCGCGCGGCTGGGCTCGAGTATGATCTTGATGCGCAAAGGGTTCCCTTTTGACGGCAGGCGGGCGACATGAAAAGTCGGCGTTTGCCGCAGTATAGCGCAAGCCGGCAGGGCGAATTAAGGCAACTTGCTCGCCTGGTCGCGCGCCGGCTTGCCGGCGCGTTGTACCGGCAGGTACCAGAGCAGCGCCGCCAGCCCGCCTGTCGCCGTAAAGCCAAAGGCGGCGGTGTAGGCCAGGGGCGGATAGTGCCCCAGCGCGTCGGGTGCGAAGAGCCCGATCAGGACGCCCATGAACCACTGCAAGAGCGCCGAGCCGCCGATGCCGAAGAGGTTGGTGGCGGTGACCGCGCGGCCGGTGATGGTTGCGGGAAAGATGGCGCGGGTGTGGGCCAGCAGGAGGACGTTGCTGGCTCCGCTCAGGCCGAACAGCGCGTACAGCGGGCCGAGGAGCGCGGGGCTCGGGATCAGGCCGGGCAGGGCGAAAGAGGCCTGGGTCAGGAGAAAGAGCGTCATGGCGAGGATCACCACCCTCGTCAGGCCGAAGCGGTCGGCCAGCCAGCCCGAGAGGAGGAAGCCCAGCATCACGCCCAGCGCCATCAGCAGGAGCAGGTTGCCCGTTTCGATGGGGCTCATGCCCCAGACATGGCTGAGATAGGGCCCGCCCCAGAGCGTGTGGACGGCGAGTTGCGTGCCCGCCAGAAAGGCGGCCAGCGGGGCGATGCGCCAGAAGGTGGGGTGTCGGAAGACATCGCCCAGGCTGCCGCCGCCCGCGCCGGACTGCCAGGGAAGGTCCGGCGGGTTGTTGCGGCTCCAGAGCCCGATGGCGGCCGCGCTGGCGACTACCGCCAGGCTGCCCCAAAAAAAGGCCGCGCGCCAGCCGAACTCCGCGCTCAGCCAGGCCAGCGGCGTGGCGGCGATGAGAGCGCCGGAGGCGCCGAAGCTCATAAACAGGCCCGAGACCGTCGCAAAGCGCAGGGGCGGGAACCAGTAGGAAAAGGCCTTGAGCGCGCCCATCAGGATTCCCGCCATGCCCACGCCGATGAGCGCCCGGCCCAGTGCCAGCAGGGCGAAGCCCTCGGCCAAGGCGAAGAGCAGGCTGCCCAGGGCGCCGACGAGCATCAGCGCGGGCGTGACGAGGCGCGGCCCGTAGCGGTCCAAGAGGCTGCCGAGCGGCAACTGCACCGCGGCGAAGGCAGCGTAGAAGAGGCTGGTCATGAGGCCGAGCTGGGCGGCCGTGAGCGCCAGGTCCCGCACCAGGTCGGGGGCGATGACCGCATTGGCGGCGCGGTAGAAGTAGGAGAGAAAGTAGGCGACGGCAAAGAGGCTGAAGACGGCGGCGGGCTTTGGCATGGTGTGGGACCTGGTGTGGCGGCTTTCTGCGGTTCTGCCTTGGGGACCGGAATGCGGAGAGAGACGAATGACGGTGGAGGGGCGAAGCCTGCTATACCCCTGATATACCACGTGGGGCGGCGAGGGGCGTGATCTTGTGGCAAGACGCGGTGATGGCTGTCGCGGCTGGTATAGTGATGCATGGCGGTCTATTCATGAAAGAACTCAAGCTCGAGTACGACAAGGATATCTCCCTGGGGCGCTACGCCAACCTGGCGGTCATCGCCCATACCAAGGACGAATTCATCATCGACTTCGCCTTTGCCTATCCCGGTCAGTCGCCGCGCGTGAACGCCCGGGTGGTGGTCAGCCCGCAGCACGCCAAGGCGCTCATGCGCAGCTTGGAGGACAACATCCGCAAGTTCGAGTCGCGCTTTGGCGCTATCCCCGAGGCGCAGTTGCGGCAGGGTGGGGGAGAGCAGAACTGAGCAGAACTGAGAGGAAATCCTAGCCACTGCCGCCGCTGGAATCTTGACTCAGGCGAGCTTGACTCGTCGCCCCGTCAGGGGTACAGTAAGCTTCCGCGTCGGGGCGTAGCGCAGCCTGGTAGCGCACATCGTTCGGGACGATGGGGTCGGAGGTTCAAATCCTCTCGCCCCGACCATAAGCCTCTGCCACAGGTGGAGGCTTTCTCATAGCCCCTCTCATAGCCCCTTGGTGGCTGGGCGGCTCAGCTCTTGGGCCTGCCGGCAGTCTCCTGCCTCTGTGCCTCCTCGTCGTCCTCGATGCCGCGCAGGCGCTCGTGGCGGCGGTTGGGCAGGCGGTCGCGCAGCGACAGGGCGTACTCCGAGAGCTGCAAGAGGCCTTGCGCCACGGGATAGCGCAAACAGAACTCGCCGTCGGCGACCTTGGCGACCATCTGGAAAGGCGGATGGGCGAGGACCTCCAAGACCTTGACCACCTGGTCGCGGGGGGCGTCCAAGTCGGCGATGACATCCTCCAAGAGAAAGATCGACGGCGCCTTGAGCGCGGCCAAGCGCCCGATCACCGCTGAGAAGTGGCCGCGCTCGGCGATGCGTTTGCCGATGGCGGCCTCGAAGCGCTCCAAGCCGTGCTGAAAAAGCCCTTCGCGCTTGAAGTGAGCTTCCAAGTCGTAGGGGCTGATGGGCAGTGTCTGCAAGAGGACGTGGGCGCGCTCCAGACCCTCCCAGGACCACAGCGTGGCGCGGGCGAGCTCGGCGGGCGAGACCAGGCGCTGGAGGTCGTGCTGCCGGCCGAAGACCGCCACGTAGTGCGCCTTGGAGTCGCGGCGGCGGGCCAGCAGCGCGGCCCAGTCGAGCCGGGCGTCGTCGGGGTGAAGGTGGATGAGCGCGTTGTAGTGGTGCCGGCCCAAGTCGGCGTGGGCCAGGAGCTGGGCGTGCGACAGGCCCTCGACGCGGTAGCCGAAGTCCTGCAAAAAGGCCCTCGCCTTGCGGTTCAGGCTGAAGTCGACGCTGTCGTCGCCCCCCTCGGCGGCGGTCTCGCCGGGGAACATGACGCCCCGCGGATAGGGTGTGACGGTGACGCGGCTCCTGGCGTGGTCCTTGGGCACGAAGACGAAGTCGTCGTCGCTCGGCGCGGCCGGCCCTTCGGGACGTGCCTGAGCCAGGGTCTCGGCGCCATCTGGCGCAGGCGTCTCGGCGCCCTTCTCCTGCGGCTCGAGGTTGTGGGGCTCGAGGTTGTGGGGCTCGAGGGAAGGCGCGTCAGGGCGGAGTTCGAACGCTTTGACAGCCGGTGTCTCAGGGCGGGGCTGCGCTCTGGCCGCTTCCTCGCTCTCCCTGCGCCGCGGCGTCCAGCGGCCGCCTTGCTTGACGAGGCGGATGTCGCTCATCAGGAGGCGGTCTACGTCGGTGTCCTTGGGCAGGTGGGGAAAGAGTTCCTTGAGCTCGGCCGCCGAGAGCGG from Deinococcota bacterium encodes:
- the cas6 gene encoding CRISPR-associated endoribonuclease Cas6, encoding MRIKIILEPSRALDLPVHYNALVQGLIYSLLEPNLARWLHGEAYRTAARTYKMFTFSRLEGQTAFDRKNSRLTFAGPASFKLASYNTDILSSLAEHLLKSSQLRLGNNACAVSGVEILTPPRPDFRRPVRVKTLSPITIYSTLTHGDGRKKTYYYDPREREWGGMILGNLARKAKALGWEEAPDEALKEAWVRPYRVNEGDQKIIIYKGSMFKAWTGVYEMTLPQPYFELAYDVGLGGKNAQGFGMVEVVR
- a CDS encoding MFS transporter gives rise to the protein MPKPAAVFSLFAVAYFLSYFYRAANAVIAPDLVRDLALTAAQLGLMTSLFYAAFAAVQLPLGSLLDRYGPRLVTPALMLVGALGSLLFALAEGFALLALGRALIGVGMAGILMGALKAFSYWFPPLRFATVSGLFMSFGASGALIAATPLAWLSAEFGWRAAFFWGSLAVVASAAAIGLWSRNNPPDLPWQSGAGGGSLGDVFRHPTFWRIAPLAAFLAGTQLAVHTLWGGPYLSHVWGMSPIETGNLLLLMALGVMLGFLLSGWLADRFGLTRVVILAMTLFLLTQASFALPGLIPSPALLGPLYALFGLSGASNVLLLAHTRAIFPATITGRAVTATNLFGIGGSALLQWFMGVLIGLFAPDALGHYPPLAYTAAFGFTATGGLAALLWYLPVQRAGKPARDQASKLP
- a CDS encoding DUF3467 domain-containing protein; the encoded protein is MKELKLEYDKDISLGRYANLAVIAHTKDEFIIDFAFAYPGQSPRVNARVVVSPQHAKALMRSLEDNIRKFESRFGAIPEAQLRQGGGEQN